One Phycisphaeraceae bacterium genomic window carries:
- a CDS encoding helix-turn-helix transcriptional regulator, which yields MTDYKVPDEFIPRDYDALENRRRAMNIAIGERIRLLMHRQTLRGFGAEMGFHAQSIRRWMQGESSPPAAFLIAVCERYGVSADWLLLGTGPGGPDPHRGSPSVRVVDAMLIEKMAKLGEQLRALADEVDQRAGFQSQQPDEDEIDRAIRGG from the coding sequence GTGACCGACTACAAGGTACCAGACGAGTTCATCCCACGCGACTACGACGCGTTGGAAAATCGCCGCAGGGCGATGAACATCGCCATCGGGGAGCGGATCCGCCTCCTCATGCACCGCCAGACGCTCCGGGGCTTCGGAGCCGAGATGGGCTTCCACGCGCAGAGCATTCGACGCTGGATGCAGGGGGAATCCTCGCCCCCGGCGGCGTTCCTGATCGCCGTCTGCGAACGCTACGGCGTCTCGGCCGACTGGCTGCTCCTGGGCACGGGCCCGGGCGGGCCCGACCCGCATCGCGGATCGCCGAGCGTCCGGGTCGTCGACGCCATGCTCATTGAGAAGATGGCGAAACTGGGCGAGCAGCTTCGCGCGCTCGCCGACGAGGTCGACCAGCGCGCCGGGTTCCAGTCACAGCAGCCCGACGAAGACGAGATCGACCGCGCGATCCGCGGAGGGTGA
- a CDS encoding MoxR family ATPase has protein sequence MHRVLERLRENIRRVYFGNPGAVDRLIVCLLARGHVLIEDVPGVGKTLLATTLSKSLDCRLSRIQFTPDMLPSDVLGVSVYDRETGQFELKRGPIFANIVLADEINRTTPRTQAAMLEAMNEASVSLEGRVIPLEQPFMVIATQNPLEFEGAYPLPESQLDRFLMRIQLGYPTPEEEAQVLELRPGLTMSESAGSLNGDDSRLGALARVQPVATRDEVLELQRMVDTVKIDRSLIDYIVSLANATRNHPELEVGVSPRGTLALAQAARATALLQGRDYCIPEDITSNAVAVWAHRVSTRGFALRGRIDAAGTIIQRVIESADVPV, from the coding sequence ATGCATCGAGTGCTGGAACGACTCCGCGAGAATATCCGACGCGTGTACTTCGGCAACCCGGGGGCCGTTGACCGGCTGATCGTGTGCCTGCTGGCCCGGGGTCATGTGCTGATCGAGGATGTGCCCGGGGTTGGGAAGACGCTGCTGGCGACGACGCTGTCGAAGTCCCTCGACTGTCGGCTGAGCCGCATCCAGTTTACACCGGACATGCTGCCCAGCGACGTGCTGGGGGTATCGGTCTATGACCGGGAGACGGGCCAGTTCGAGCTGAAGCGCGGGCCGATCTTCGCGAACATCGTGCTGGCGGACGAGATCAACCGGACGACCCCCCGGACTCAGGCGGCGATGCTGGAGGCGATGAACGAGGCGAGCGTGTCGCTGGAGGGTCGCGTGATCCCGCTCGAGCAGCCCTTCATGGTGATCGCGACGCAGAACCCGCTGGAGTTCGAGGGCGCCTATCCCCTGCCCGAGAGCCAGCTCGACCGGTTCCTGATGCGCATCCAGCTCGGCTACCCCACGCCCGAGGAAGAGGCGCAGGTGCTCGAGCTCCGACCGGGGCTGACGATGTCGGAGTCGGCCGGCTCGCTCAACGGCGACGATTCGCGCCTGGGCGCGCTGGCGCGCGTGCAGCCGGTGGCGACGCGCGACGAGGTGCTCGAGCTGCAGCGAATGGTCGACACGGTGAAGATCGATCGATCGCTGATCGACTACATCGTGTCGCTGGCCAACGCGACGCGCAACCACCCGGAGCTCGAGGTGGGCGTCTCGCCCCGCGGCACGCTGGCGCTCGCCCAGGCGGCGCGCGCGACGGCGCTGCTGCAGGGGCGTGACTACTGCATCCCCGAAGACATCACGAGCAACGCGGTTGCGGTCTGGGCGCATCGCGTGAGCACGCGCGGGTTCGCGCTGCGCGGGCGCATCGACGCGGCCGGGACCATCATCCAGCGCGTGATCGAGAGCGCCGACGTCCCGGTGTGA
- a CDS encoding CDGSH iron-sulfur domain-containing protein, with the protein MPRLVRFEGSGPIKIEPQDKPVFICGCGLTRKFPFCDGTHKVCREETAGKTYVYTDERTVGEVRDESESDRRTVGGHGPKA; encoded by the coding sequence ATGCCACGACTGGTGCGCTTCGAGGGCTCCGGCCCCATCAAGATCGAGCCGCAGGACAAGCCCGTGTTCATCTGCGGGTGCGGGCTGACGCGCAAGTTCCCCTTCTGCGACGGGACGCACAAGGTCTGCCGCGAGGAGACCGCCGGGAAAACATACGTCTACACGGACGAGCGGACGGTCGGCGAGGTGCGCGACGAGAGCGAGAGCGACCGGCGCACCGTGGGCGGTCACGGCCCGAAGGCGTGA